A genomic region of Magnolia sinica isolate HGM2019 chromosome 6, MsV1, whole genome shotgun sequence contains the following coding sequences:
- the LOC131250046 gene encoding sulfite reductase [ferredoxin], chloroplastic-like — protein MNMVKVNDLEKVLEPLFYNWRCKCQQGEFFSDFTTRLGFNKLKETVEKWEGLAKASTRFNLKLFADKDTYEAMDELAKLQNKISHQLAMEVIRNFVVA, from the exons ATGAATATGGTGAAGGTtaatgatctagaaaaggttttGGAGCCATTGTTCTATAACTGGAGGTGCAAATGCCAACAGGGAGAATTTTTCAGCGATTTCACAACTCGCTTG GGCTTTAACAAACTGAAAGAGACAGTTGAGAAGTGGGAGGGCTTAGCAAAGGCATCGACACgatttaatctaaagctttttgCTGACAAAGACACATATGAAGCCATGGATGAACTTGCAAAGCTGCAGAACAAGATTTCACACCAACTGGCCATGGAAGTCATCCGTAACTTTGTTGTCGCCTAG